The following coding sequences are from one Lysinibacillus sp. FSL W8-0992 window:
- the dapA gene encoding 4-hydroxy-tetrahydrodipicolinate synthase — MNLGRIGTAMITPFKEDGTINYPELERIINYLIDNGTDCIVACGTTSENPTMTTEEKIEVVRFTVEKVAGRVPVIAGTGDNETAYSIAMTHKAEENGADGIMLVAPYYNKPNQRGIYAHFETIAKETRLPVMLYNVPGRTGVNVAYETSVDLSKIPNISWIKEASGNLDQMGDIIENVEAVDNFFVYSGDDGLTLPLLAIGGAGVISVASHVVGNDMQLMIRMFEEGNHKQAAKIHRALLPLVRALFAQPNPSPVKYAMTKLGFDTLNVRLPMVEMTDEEKANFDLVWETYQEKAKSFR, encoded by the coding sequence ATGAATTTAGGTCGAATTGGAACGGCAATGATAACGCCGTTTAAGGAAGATGGTACGATTAATTATCCGGAATTAGAACGTATTATTAATTACTTAATAGATAATGGCACTGATTGCATTGTTGCATGTGGCACAACCTCTGAAAACCCAACTATGACCACAGAAGAAAAAATTGAAGTAGTAAGATTTACAGTAGAGAAAGTCGCAGGCCGTGTACCAGTTATTGCGGGTACAGGGGATAACGAAACGGCTTATTCTATCGCCATGACGCATAAGGCTGAAGAAAATGGTGCAGATGGTATTATGTTAGTAGCACCTTATTATAATAAGCCAAACCAACGAGGTATTTACGCGCACTTTGAAACTATTGCAAAAGAAACTAGGCTGCCTGTAATGCTTTATAATGTACCGGGACGTACAGGTGTGAACGTGGCATATGAGACGTCTGTTGATTTAAGTAAAATTCCTAATATCTCTTGGATTAAAGAGGCGAGCGGGAATTTAGATCAAATGGGCGATATTATTGAAAACGTTGAAGCTGTTGATAATTTCTTTGTATATAGTGGAGATGACGGATTAACATTACCGTTGCTTGCAATAGGGGGCGCGGGAGTAATTTCAGTTGCGTCGCATGTCGTTGGAAATGATATGCAGTTAATGATCCGAATGTTTGAAGAAGGAAATCACAAGCAAGCTGCGAAAATTCACAGAGCATTATTACCATTAGTACGTGCATTGTTTGCCCAACCGAATCCTTCACCAGTAAAATACGCAATGACTAAATTAGGATTTGATACATTAAATGTTCGTCTACCAATGGTAGAAATGACGGATGAAGAGAAAGCAAACTTTGATTTAGTATGGGAAACATACCAAGAAAAAGCGAAAAGCTTTAGATAG